A genomic segment from Bombus affinis isolate iyBomAffi1 chromosome 13, iyBomAffi1.2, whole genome shotgun sequence encodes:
- the LOC126923197 gene encoding B-cell receptor-associated protein 31-like — protein MSLHWTLIAGFLYFEIVVVLLLVLPIISPKRWQKLFKSKFLKSLSSQASVYFLFLLGILVLFLLDAIREMRKYSTVTEHKEYHLNAEMQGNMRLFRAERNFYIAGFALFLSLVIHRLVILISTQATLLAQNEAAMRQAESATTTAKHLLSQKTIGEIAQNDSNEAHDEEITEWKNQVKELQTKNQELEHQLTKEKKDKEAIKSQAESLTKEYDRLNDEHSKCLCSSGNKKSD, from the exons ATGAGCCTGCACTGGACTTTAATTGCTGGATTTCTTTATTTTGAAATTGTAGTAgttttattattagtattacCAATTATTTCACCTAAAAGATGGCAGAAGCTTTTTAAATCCAAATTTCTAAAAAGTTTAAGTAGTCAAGCATCAGTTTACTTCTTATTTTTACTTGGAATATTGGTTTTGTTTCTATTGGATGCCATTAGAGAAATGAGAAAATATTCTACAGTTACCGAACATAAAGAATATCATTTGAATGCCGAAATGCAAG GCAATATGAGATTATTCAGAGCTGAACGAAACTTTTATATAGCCGGTTTCGCACTGTTTTTAAGTCTTGTTATACATCGACTTGTGATCTTAATTTCTACTCAAGCCACTCTGTTGGCACAAAATGAAGCAGCTATGCGTCAGGCTGAATCTGCTACTACAACAGCAAAACATTTATTGTCGCAAAAAACAATCGGAGAGATCGCACAAAATGACTCAAATGAAGCTCACGATGAAGAAATAACAGAGTGGAAGAATCAAGTTAAGGAGCTGCAAACGAAAAATCAAGAATTGGAACATCAGcttacaaaagaaaagaaagataaagAAGCTATAAAATCACAAGCTGAATCTCTTACCAAGGAGTATGACCGCTTAAACGACGAACATAGCAAATGTCTTTGTTCAAGTGGTAATAAGAAAAGTGATTAA
- the LOC126923203 gene encoding NADH dehydrogenase [ubiquinone] 1 alpha subcomplex subunit 13: MSRPKTGPQDLPPKGGYAPFNINRIKLRSFLTGRMGVGLFIVTNAVSIPLYYKNWVSERKRMLETKSRELATVPILLAERDRAMLKHMKRMRELEADVMKDVPNWEVGTFFGMPIYESVPEDTYIEPNFGECYTYADPFELPTLQISHLLG; encoded by the exons ATGTCTCGGCCGAAAACAGGACCTCAAGATTTACCTCCTAAGGGAGGGTATGCACCTTTCAATATCAACCGAATTAAGCTACGTAGTTTTCTAACAG gtCGTATGGGTGTGGGGTTATTTATTGTTACCAATGCCGTGTCAATTCCATTATACTATAAAAATTGGGTAAGCGAGCGAAAAAGAATGCTCGAAACAAAAAGTCGAGAACTAGCAACGGTGCCGATATTGCTCGCAGAAAGAGATAGAGC GATGTTAAAACATATGAAACGAATGAGAGAATTAGAAGCTGATGTAATGAAGGATGTCCCAAATTGGGAAGTAGGCACATTTTTTGGAATGCCGATATACGAAAGTGTGCCAGAAGATACCTATATCGAACCAAATTTCGGTGAATGTTACACATATGCAGATCCTTTCGAGTTACCAACATTGCAAATATCACATTTGCTAGGGTAA
- the LOC126923196 gene encoding B-cell receptor-associated protein 31-like — MSLQWSLIAGFLYVEVIIVLLLVLPIISPTRWQKIFKSQFLKSLSDRASIYFLILLAILVVILLDAIREMRKYSTVVAVERDHHHVDAGLQGSMKLFRAQRNFHISGFSLFLSLVIRRLVILISNQAALLARSEAVTRQAESATTTAKHLLLQQKISGEIVQNDSNEAHDKVTLEWKAQISELQIKNQELENQLAREKKDKEAIKSQAESLAKEYDRLNDEYSKCVQSTNDKKSD, encoded by the exons ATGAGTCTTCAGTGGTCTTTAATCGCTGGATTTCTGTATGTCGAGGTCATAATAGTTTTACTATTGGTGTTACCAATAATTTCGCCTACAAGATGGCAGAAGATTTTTAAATCCCAGTTTTTGAAAAGTTTAAGCGATCGAGCAtcaatttatttcttaattttgctTGCGATATTAGTCGTTATTTTATTGGATGCTATTAGAGAAATGCGAAAGTATTCAACAGTTGTAGCTGTAGAGAGGGATCATCATCATGTCGATGCCGGATTGCAAG gTAGTATGAAACTCTTCAGGGCGCAACGTAACTTTCATATATCTGGTTTCTCACTGTTCCTAAGTCTTGTTATACGTCGTCTTGTGATTTTAATCTCTAATCAAGCCGCTCTACTGGCACGAAGTGAGGCAGTTACGCGTCAAGCTGAATCGGCAACTACAACAGCGAAACATTTGTTGTTACAACAAAAAATTAGCGGAGAGATTGTTCAAAACGACTCGAACGAAGCTCATGATAAAGTGACATTAGAATGGAAAGCTCAGATTAGCgaattacaaataaaaaatcaaGAATTGGAAAATCAACTtgcgagagaaaagaaagataaaGAAGCTATAAAGTCGCAAGCTGAATCCCTTGCCAAGGAATATGATCGGTTAAACGACGAATACAGCAAATGCGTCCAATCAACAAACGATAAAAAAAGCGATTAA
- the LOC126923200 gene encoding MICOS complex subunit MIC19: MGSGQSTRKLTINNEEIGVIEISESVVERLTQKMPETNINVASEVRSTTLAEPSSKKTVSQQLPQSGDILANAGYPTYHPQLTLTALQIQQQNEQEFRKQDNYWQQRLQKLEQKHSEINEIINAEYKKAAEQLYIDGKKGVNIHDTVQPCKNSSEKVFKCYQDHPKEILKCSTLVEEFSNCVDQRRARVIAARC, translated from the exons ATGGGTTCTGGACAAAGTACTCGTAAACTTACTATCAATAACGAAGAAATAGGTGTAATAGAAATATCAGAATCCGTTGTGGAGCGTTTAACTCAAAAAATGCCTGAAACAAATATTAACGTGGCAAGTGAAGTAAGATCTACTACTTTAGCGGAGCCGTCTTCTAAAAAAACTGTTTCTCAACAATTACCTCAAAGTGGTGATATACTAGCGAATGCTGGATATCCCACATATCATCCACAATTAACTTTAACCGCTCTTCAAATACAGCAACAGAATGAACAAGAATTTCGTAAACAGGATAATTATTGGCAACAACGTTTGCAGAAATTGGAACAAAAACATTCAGAAATTAATGAAATCATTAACGCAGAATATAAAAAAGCAGCGGAACAATTATATATTGATG GTAAAAAAGGGGTAAATATTCATGATACTGTCCAACCATGCAAAAATAGTTCTGAGAAAGTGTTCAAATGTTATCAGGATCATCCTAAAGAAATTCTGAAGTGTTCTACCTTAGTCGAAGAGTTTTCTAATTGCGTAGATCAGCGTCGTGCGCGTGTGATTGCAGCACGTTGTTAA